The Ahaetulla prasina isolate Xishuangbanna chromosome 3, ASM2864084v1, whole genome shotgun sequence genome window below encodes:
- the SARS1 gene encoding serine--tRNA ligase, cytoplasmic, with product MVLDLDLFRADKGGDPELVREMQLKRFKDPALVDALVAADGAWRRCRFRADNLNKLKNLCSKTIGEKMKKKEPVGNNDDIPDHAQNLDELTVDILTSLQVSQIKKVRLLIDEAILKCDEERLKLEAERFENLREIGNLLHPSVPISNDEDVDNKEERVWGDCTERKKYSHVDLVVMVDGYEGEKGAVVAGSRGYFLKGPLVFLEQALIQYALQTLLSQGYTPVYTPFFMRKEVMQEVAQLSQFDEELYKVLGKGSEKSDDNTIDEKYLIATSEQPIAALHRDEWLKPEDLPIKYAGLSTCFRQEVGSHGRDTRGIFRVHQFEKIEQFVYASPHDNKSWEMFDEMISIAEEFYQSLGIPYHIVNIVSGSLNHAASKKLDLEAWFPGSGAFRELVSCSNCTDYQARRLRIRYGQTKKMMDKVEFVHMLNATMCATTRTICAILENYQTEEGIIIPDKLKDFMPPGLKEMIKFVKPAPIDQELSKKQKKQHEGGKKKSAAGDCALEGKMQSMDVNSP from the exons ATGGTGCTCGACTTGGACCTCTTCCGCGCCGACAAAGGCGGTGACCCGGAGCTGGTGCGAGAGATGCAGCTGAAGCGCTTCAAGGACCCGGCTCTCGTGGACGCGCTGGTGGCCGCCGACGGGGCCTGGAGGAGAT GCAGATTCCGGGCAGACAACCTGAACAAACTGAAGAACTTGTGCAGCAAAACCATAGGAGAAAAAATGAAG AAGAAAGAACCTGTGGGTAACAATGATGATATACCAGATCATGCACAAAATCTTGATGAACTCACAGTAGACATCTTAACA AGTCTTCAAGTTAGCCAAATCAAGAAAGTCCGTCTCCTGATTGATGAAGCAATCCTGAAATGTGATGAAGAACGTTTGAAACTGGAAGCAGAGCGCTTTGAAAATCTCCGAGAAATTGGAAATCTTCTTCATCCCTCTGTGCCAATCAGCAATGATGAG GATGTAGATAATAAAGAAGAGAGAGTTTGGGGAGACTGCACTGAGAGGAAGAAGTATTCTCACGTGGATCTGGTTGTCATGGTGGATGGCTATGAGGGAGAAAAAGGAGCTGTTGTAGCTGGAAGCAGAGGATACTTCCTTAAG GGACCGTTGGTTTTTCTAGAACAAGCCCTCATTCAGTATGCCCTGCAGACACTGCTTAGCCAGGGATACACCCCGGTTTATACACCCTTCTTCATGAGAAAAGAAGTGATGCAGGAAGTGGCCCAGCTAAGTCAATTTGATGAAGAGCTCTACAAG GTCCTGGGAAAAGGCAGTGAGAAGAGTGATGATAATACCATTGATGAAAAATATCTAATTGCTACATCTGAGCAGCCAATTGCAGCATTACACAGGGATGAATGGCTGAAGCCGGAAGATTTACCCATCAAATATGCTGGGTTGTCTACTTGCTTCCGCCAGGAAGTAGGCTCTCATGGTCGTGATACCAGAGGCATTTTCCGAGTACATCAGTTTGAAAAG ATCGAGCAGTTTGTCTATGCATCACCGCATGATAATAAATCTTGGGAAATGTTTGATGAGATGATTTCCATTGCTGAAGAGTTCTACCAGTCACTGGGCATCCCTTATCACATTGTGAATATTGTCTCAG GTTCCTTAAATCATGCTGCCAGTAAGAAACTGGATCTGGAAGCATGGTTCCCAGGTTCTGGTGCTTTTCGTGAGCTTGTTTCTTGTTCAAACTGTACTGATTACCAAGCACGTCGGTTACGGATACGCTATGGCCAAACCAAAAAGATGATGGATAAA GTGGAATTTGTACATATGCTTAATGCCACCATGTGTGCTACAACACGGACTATATGTGCTATTCTGGAGAATTATCAGACAGAGGAAGGAATCATTATACCAGATAAATTAAAGGATTTCATGCCACCAG GTCTAAAGGAAATGATAAAATTTGTGAAACCTGCACCTATAGATCAAGAACTTTCTAAGAAGCAAAAGAAACAGCATGAAGGAGGCAAAAAGAAATCAGCTGCTGGAGACTGTGCTCTAGAAGGGAAGATGCAAAGCATGGATGTGAACAGCCCCTGA